From one Chanodichthys erythropterus isolate Z2021 chromosome 3, ASM2448905v1, whole genome shotgun sequence genomic stretch:
- the LOC137009299 gene encoding gastrula zinc finger protein XlCGF57.1-like has product MVFVKEESEEDMSEPEPWRIKQEEQGGVVKVKEEREDLNEVEEKYQLQEAHDDTAEEKPLSCSKTENSCSQSSIQITEVRRPFSCSQCGKSFKHKRSLKSHMIIHTEKNPFTCTQCGKSFTKKSHLNDHLVIHTSEKPFSCPQCGKTFTFKRNLKTHILIHVAKKHFICSQCGKSFTRKRQLNDHLVTHTSGKTFICPQCGKSLKHKINLKNHMLIHVGKKPFICSQCEKSFTCKRQLNDHLVSHTSEKPFSCSQCGETFTRKENLKKHMLIIHAGINPFICSQCGRSFTQKAHLMDHLLIHTSEKPFACSQCGNTFTRKDNLNNHMLIHAGIKPFTCSQCGKSFTQKAHLNVHLVTHISEKPFSCSPCGKSFKCKRSLKKHLLIHT; this is encoded by the coding sequence gcGTGGTGAAAGTGAAAGAGGAAAGAGAAGATCTGAATGAAGTGGAGGAGAAATATCAGCTTCAGGAAGCTCATGATGACACCGCTGAAGAAAAACCATTGAGTTGCTCCAAAACTGAAAACAGTTGCTCACAAAGCAGCATTCAAATAACAGAAGTCAGAAGACCTTTCagctgctctcagtgtggaaagagttttaaacataaaagaagccttaagagtcacatgataattcacacagaaaaaaatCCTTTCACCTGCactcaatgtggaaagagttttactAAGAAATCACACCTTAATGATCATTTGGTAATTCACACTTCAGAAAAGCCTTTCagctgccctcagtgtggaaaaacTTTCACATTTAAAAGAAACCTTAAGACTCACATATTGATACATGTTGCAAAAAAGCATTTCatctgctctcagtgtggaaagagttttacacGTAAAAGACAACTTAATGATCACTTGGTAACTCACACTTCAGGAAAAACTTTCatctgccctcagtgtggaaagagtttgaaacataaaataaacctTAAGAATCACATGTTGATACATGTTGGAAAAAAGCCTTTCATCTGCTCTCAATGTGAAAAGAGTTTTACATGTAAAAGACAACTTAATGATCATTTGGTATCTCACACTTCAGAAAAGCCTTTCagctgctctcagtgtggagaAACTTTCACACGTAAAGAAAACCTTAAGAAGCACATGTTAATAATACATGCCGGAATAAATCCTTTCatctgctctcagtgtggaagaAGTTTTACACAGAAAGCACACCTTATGGATCATTTGTTAATTCATACTTCAGAAAAGCCTTTCgcctgctctcagtgtggaaacaCTTTCACACGTAAAGACAATCTTAACAAtcacatgttaattcatgctggaataaagcctttcacctgctctcagtgtggaaagagttttacacAGAAAGCTCACCTCAATGTTCATTTGGTAACTCACATTTCAGAAAAGCCTTTCAGTTGCTCTCCGTGTGGAAagtcttttaaatgtaaaagaagCCTGAAGAAGCACTTGTTGATTCATACTTGA
- the LOC137009283 gene encoding gastrula zinc finger protein XlCGF57.1-like, which translates to MVFVKEESEEDMNEPEPWRIKHEEQEGLMKVKEEREYLNEVEEKYQLQKAHDDTAEENPLSCSKTENSCSQSSIQITEVTQPFTCSQCGKTFKHKRSLKVHMIIHTGKNPFTCSHCGKSFTGKRQLDDHLVSHASEKPFSCSQCGNTFTRKGSLKKHMLIHAGIKPFTCSQCGRSFTQKGHLKDHLLIHASEKPFACPQCGKTFTHKGNLKTHMSIHTGKRPFTCSQCGKSFALKASLNVHLGTHSSEKPFICSQCGKTFKHKVSLKTHILIHTGKRPFSCSQCEKSFTCKRQLKDHLVSHTSEKPFSCSQCGNTFTRKGNLKTHMLIHTGKKPFICSQCGKSFALKTSLNVHLGTHSSEKPFTCSQCGKTFKQKVSLKTHILIHTGKRPFSCSQCEKSFTCKRQLKDHLVSHTSEKPFTCPQCGNTFTRKENLKYHIVTYHLLINTSEKPFACSQCGKTFTCNRSLKKHMLIHM; encoded by the exons ATGGTGTTTgttaaagaggagagtgaggAGGACATGAATGAACCAGAACCCTGGAGAATAAAACACGAGGAACAAGAAG gcCTGATGAAAGTGAAAGAGGAAAGAGAATATCTGAATGAAGTGGAGGAGAAATATCAGCTTCAGAAAGCTCATGATGACACCGCTGAAGAAAATCCTTTGAGTTGCTCCAAAACTGAAAACAGTTGCTCACAAAGCAGCATTCAAATAACAGAAGTCACACAACCTTTTacatgctctcagtgtggaaagacttTTAAACATAAAAGAAGCCTTAAGGTTCACATGATAATTCACACAGGAAAAAATCCTTTCACCTGCTCCcactgtggaaagagttttacagGTAAAAGACAACTTGATGATCATTTGGTATCTCACGCTTCAGAAAAGCCTTTCagctgctctcagtgtggaaacaCTTTCACACGTAAAGGAAGCCTCAAAAAgcacatgttaattcatgccggaataaagcctttcacctgctctCAATGTGGAAGAAGCTTTACACAGAAAGGACACCTTAAGGATCATTTGTTAATTCATGCATCAGAAAAGCCTTTCgcctgccctcagtgtggaaaaacTTTCACACATAAAGGAAACCTTAAGACTCACATGTCAATTCATACTGGAAAAAGACCTTTCACCTGCTcccagtgtggaaagagttttgcaCTGAAAGCAAGCCTTAATGTCCATTTGGGAACCCACAGTTCAGAAAAGCCTTTTatctgctctcagtgtggaaaaacTTTCAAACATAAAGTAAGCCTTAAGACTCACATATTGATACATACTGGAAAAAGACCTTTCAGCTGCTCTCAATGTGAAAAGAGTTTTACATGTAAAAGACAACTTAAGGATCATTTGGTATCTCACACTTCAGAAAAGCCTTTCagctgctctcagtgtggaaacaCTTTCACACGTAAAGGAAACCTTAAGACTCATATGTTAATTCATACTGGAAAAAAGCCTTTCatctgctctcagtgtggaaagagttttgcaCTGAAAACAAGCCTTAATGTCCATTTGGGAACTCACAGTTCagaaaagcctttcacctgctctcagtgtggaaaaacTTTCAAACAAAAAGTAAGCCTTAAGACTCACATATTGATACATACTGGAAAAAGACCTTTCAGCTGCTCTCAATGTGAAAAGAGTTTTACATGTAAAAGACAACTTAAGGATCATTTGGTATCTCACACTTCagaaaagcctttcacctgccctcagtgtggaaacaCTTTCACACGTAAAGAAAACCTTAAGTATCACATTGTTACATATCATTTGTTAATTAACACTTCAGAAAAGCCATTTGCTtgttctcagtgtggaaagacttTCACATGTAACAGAAGCCTGAAGAAGCACATGTTGATTCATATGTGA